gtatatatttgttcagggatacggcggggccctgtcccgccatatgtttctgttggtctgtttagaggtctgtagacgtatttgtgggtgtgtgtgcctacttctgtacaaatgtgtttgtatgaccctattcgttatggcagccttgtcgacgtgcactttgtatatgttttgggccgttgcgccatctgttagccttgccggctttttgatatatatatatatatgtccgcatatggttgcgttgaaatgtgttcgatacagtttgatatagtttgagacggcatatagtatttgtggtcgtatatgctatttgtatgtgatttgatatggataggtatgtcagggtgcccaattagggcaccagtcacggcctacggggttgggtcgtgacagtatcaaCTGTATTAGCTGAAATCGCATGAAAGAACTGTATCAACTCATGTATTTGCTACACAACCCAAATGTAGTCATGTTTATGTTTCGTAATTTAAATACATTTTTATGCACAGATTTCCCTTCAAAgcaactttattttttgcccctcaaattggtggttttaAATTATTTCCCTTCGATTAAAAAAGTTGCTGAAAATATCCTGATAttttgggttcgaactcccgctcactaaaaaaataatttctcaaGGCTAGGCCTAATTTTGCAATGAAATtctaccttgtgatttttttctGTAACTGAGCCGGGGTTTGAACTCAAAATTTCGGCATATTTTAGGCGAaaagacaaaagttaaagactagcaatttgagggacaaaatagTGCAAATTGCCCAGTTAAATATACAAaatcatactccctccgtcccaaagaGATTATCCTCTTTTAACTTGGCACAAAGCTTAAGAAATAAAGGAGGACTTTTGAAATgcgtggtccaaaacaagccttatatatttgtgtggttgtaaatcatctcataaagttaaattatttctaaatatagaaagagaacaatctttttgggatagactaaaaaggaaaggaggacaatctttttgggacagaggctccctccgtcctaaaaagattgtccttttttgacttgacacaaagtttaagaaataaaggaagacttttgaaatgtgtggtccaaaacaagccttagatatttgtgtggctgtaaattatttcataaagttaaattatttttatttatagaAAGGGGATAATTTTTttgagacagactaaaaaggaaggaAGAATAATCTTTTTGGATAGAGAACTTAGAATTTTaggaagaaaataagaaaaaaaacacCTCAACCCTTACCCATACCCGGCCTGTGGATGGCCCAAAAGGGTTTCACAAGGCCCAAAACAACCTTGTACATCTCATCCATGTGTCAGTTGGCAGAAGCTATTTCCAGGAAGGCATCTTCTGCAATTTGCATTTTGAACTCAAAATAATATAAGTATCAAGTTACAAATCTCCGTTTCACCATTCAAAGAATCAAAAAATCAAATGTACTATAATGGCTGAATGGTCTCAACTACCAAGAGAACTCATTGACCTCATATCCAAACACCTCTTAACCGAAATCGATTTCCTCCGTTTCCGTTCCGTTTGCTCTTCATGGCGTTCTTCCGTTCCTCCTAAACCCTACCTTTCTTCCCCTTCCCGTTTTCCCATTCTCCCTAATGACGGTATTAGTATTACTGAAAATAGTTGGGGTTTTAAACTCTCTAAATCACCCCTTTACCTTCTCCATTCACCTAATCTAACAACATCATCTAATAATAACAACCATGGTTGGATTATCAAACTTGATCGTGAAAATTTACTTAATCCTCTTTCTAGATCTCAATTTAAACCCCTTCCTTCGAATTTTCCCAAGATTCTTGATTCCTCGAAATACCCAATTCTTGAATTGTGTCAAGAATATACTCTTCAGTTCATTAAGTATAGACCTATGGCTAATTCGATTGCTGATGCTGGGAATCTTTACATGGAAAAAGTTGCTGTTCGTTTGGAAAAAGATGGGTTTGTGTTGTTGACAATTCATGTTTCTGGGAAATTGGTAATGTATAGATCTGGTGATATAAAGTGGGAAATTGTTGATGAGTTATCTTTGCCTTATGATGATGTTATTATGAAAGATGGAAACTTTTATGCTGTTGATAATACTGGCAAGGGAGTTCTTGTTAAATTGAGCTGTGGGGAAACTCCAGAATTAGAAGTTGTTGCTAATTCTGTGTTTGGGGGTGATAAAAAGTTTCTTATGGAATCTTGTGGGGATTTGTTGATGGTTGATAAGTATTTGAGTATTGG
The sequence above is a segment of the Lycium barbarum isolate Lr01 chromosome 6, ASM1917538v2, whole genome shotgun sequence genome. Coding sequences within it:
- the LOC132599367 gene encoding F-box protein SKIP23, whose product is MAEWSQLPRELIDLISKHLLTEIDFLRFRSVCSSWRSSVPPKPYLSSPSRFPILPNDGISITENSWGFKLSKSPLYLLHSPNLTTSSNNNNHGWIIKLDRENLLNPLSRSQFKPLPSNFPKILDSSKYPILELCQEYTLQFIKYRPMANSIADAGNLYMEKVAVRLEKDGFVLLTIHVSGKLVMYRSGDIKWEIVDELSLPYDDVIMKDGNFYAVDNTGKGVLVKLSCGETPELEVVANSVFGGDKKFLMESCGDLLMVDKYLSIGPEDDLGYNENVEFYEEFDSYMSERTVKFKVYKLDGDMQRWVEVTKLEDRMLFVGDNCTFSVLVSELDSRCKGNCILFADQNFCSTEDSGGLWKNHGIGVFSLENGSIGPVSSFQGYAELFWPPPPWICSPQPIDAELNELKI